The following are encoded in a window of Rhizobium sp. 11515TR genomic DNA:
- the mgtE gene encoding magnesium transporter gives MNINSFPARAGNAARAFINNNRAVTIAERVEVLNATDVAEAARILAKMPEERAVRILDRPELRNAPAILEVMGNADAARLLHGMSNDRVADVLLEMDVDARARLFATFDEHARQAIQGLMGYPPRTAGGIMTTEFVSVFASWTVAQTLDHVRQVERSRETVYAIYVLDDETNVLLHVVTLRRLITGEPDACILTVAQKGTPVTAPPLMKQEDVARLIRRHDLLALPVVDDKGMMLGIVTVDDVIDTMIADTTEDAQKFGGMEALGQPYMKISFAGMIRKRAGWLAALFLGEMLTASAMQHFEGELEKAVVLTLFIPLIMSSGGNSGSQATSLIIRALALGELKLSDWWRVAFRELPTGIVLGAILGLVGFARIVLWQNIGLFDYGPHWQLVALTVFAALIGIVTFGSLAGSMLPFVLQKLRLDPASASAPFVATLVDVTGLVIYFSVALLILSGTML, from the coding sequence ATGAACATCAACAGCTTTCCCGCGCGGGCCGGCAATGCCGCTCGTGCATTCATCAATAATAATCGCGCCGTCACCATTGCGGAACGCGTCGAGGTTCTGAACGCAACGGATGTGGCAGAGGCTGCCCGCATTCTCGCCAAAATGCCGGAAGAGCGCGCCGTGCGCATTCTCGACCGGCCGGAGCTGCGCAACGCACCCGCCATTCTCGAAGTCATGGGCAATGCAGATGCCGCGCGTCTGCTGCATGGCATGTCCAACGACCGCGTCGCCGACGTGCTGCTCGAAATGGATGTCGACGCACGCGCCCGGTTGTTCGCGACCTTTGACGAGCATGCAAGGCAGGCGATCCAAGGCCTGATGGGCTATCCGCCGCGCACGGCCGGCGGCATCATGACGACGGAATTCGTCAGCGTTTTCGCGAGCTGGACGGTCGCCCAGACGCTCGATCACGTTCGCCAGGTCGAGCGCTCCCGCGAAACGGTCTATGCCATCTATGTGCTCGATGACGAGACGAATGTGCTGCTGCACGTCGTGACGCTGCGCCGTCTCATCACCGGCGAGCCCGATGCCTGTATCCTGACGGTTGCCCAAAAGGGCACGCCGGTGACGGCACCGCCGCTGATGAAGCAAGAGGATGTCGCCCGCCTGATCCGTCGCCACGATCTGCTGGCGCTCCCGGTCGTGGACGACAAGGGCATGATGCTCGGCATTGTCACGGTCGACGACGTCATCGATACGATGATCGCCGATACGACCGAGGACGCCCAGAAGTTCGGCGGTATGGAAGCCCTCGGCCAGCCCTATATGAAGATCAGCTTTGCCGGCATGATCCGCAAGCGCGCCGGCTGGCTTGCCGCCCTCTTCCTCGGCGAAATGCTGACCGCAAGCGCCATGCAGCATTTTGAAGGCGAGCTGGAAAAGGCTGTCGTGCTGACGCTCTTCATCCCGCTCATCATGAGCTCGGGCGGCAATTCCGGCTCGCAGGCGACCTCGCTGATCATCCGAGCGCTGGCACTCGGCGAGCTCAAGCTTTCCGACTGGTGGCGCGTGGCATTCCGCGAACTGCCGACCGGCATCGTGCTCGGCGCGATCCTCGGCCTTGTCGGCTTTGCCCGCATCGTGCTCTGGCAGAATATCGGCCTCTTCGATTATGGTCCGCACTGGCAGCTGGTCGCCCTTACGGTCTTCGCTGCCCTGATCGGCATCGTCACTTTCGGCTCGCTCGCCGGCTCAATGCTGCCGTTCGTTTTGCAGAAACTGCGGCTCGACCCGGCCAGCGCCTCCGCGCCGTTCGTCGCAACCCTGGTCGATGTCACCGGCCTAGTGATCTATTTCTCGGTCGCGTTGCTGATCCTCAGCGGCACGATGCTCTGA
- a CDS encoding zinc-binding alcohol dehydrogenase family protein, translated as MRAVAYKQPQPISAETSLIDIELPIPEAKGHDVLVEVKAISVNPVDVKVRANVAPPEGEYKVIGWDAAGIVKAVGPDVTMFKPGDEVFYAGAINRGGSNAEFHLVDERIVGAKPKSLDFPAAAALPLTSITAYEALFDRLKVQDPVPGAANAILIIGGAGGVGSIAIQIARALTDLTIIATASRPETQAWVKELGAHHVIDHSKPLAPQIEALGIGAPAFVFSTTNTSDHTGSIVEAIAPQGRFALIDDPKTLDVVPFKWKAISIHWEMMFTRPLYNTADMIEQHKLLTKIAGLVDSGKIRSTLTETAGTINAANLKKAHALVETGKMKGKVVLAGF; from the coding sequence ATGCGCGCAGTCGCCTACAAGCAGCCACAACCCATTTCCGCAGAAACATCCCTGATCGACATCGAACTGCCGATACCCGAGGCAAAAGGTCATGATGTGCTCGTCGAAGTGAAGGCCATTTCCGTCAATCCGGTCGATGTCAAAGTCCGCGCCAACGTCGCCCCGCCCGAGGGTGAATACAAGGTCATCGGCTGGGATGCTGCCGGCATCGTCAAGGCGGTTGGACCTGATGTCACCATGTTCAAGCCCGGAGACGAAGTCTTCTATGCGGGTGCAATTAATCGCGGCGGCTCCAATGCCGAATTCCATCTGGTCGATGAGCGCATTGTCGGCGCCAAGCCGAAGAGCCTCGATTTTCCGGCGGCGGCCGCTCTGCCGTTGACCTCGATCACCGCCTATGAGGCGCTATTTGACCGCCTGAAAGTGCAGGATCCGGTTCCCGGCGCGGCCAATGCCATTCTCATCATCGGCGGGGCCGGCGGCGTCGGATCGATCGCCATCCAGATTGCACGCGCGCTGACCGATCTCACCATCATCGCCACGGCATCCCGGCCGGAAACACAAGCTTGGGTGAAGGAATTGGGCGCGCACCATGTCATCGACCACTCGAAACCACTTGCGCCGCAGATCGAGGCGCTCGGCATCGGCGCTCCGGCCTTCGTCTTCTCCACGACCAATACATCGGATCATACCGGCTCGATCGTCGAGGCCATCGCGCCCCAAGGTCGGTTCGCCCTGATCGATGATCCGAAGACGCTCGATGTCGTGCCCTTCAAGTGGAAGGCGATATCGATCCATTGGGAGATGATGTTTACCCGCCCGCTCTACAACACCGCCGACATGATCGAGCAGCACAAGCTGCTGACGAAGATCGCCGGACTCGTCGATTCCGGCAAGATTCGCTCCACCCTGACGGAGACCGCGGGCACGATCAACGCCGCCAATCTGAAGAAGGCGCATGCTCTCGTCGAGACCGGCAAGATGAAGGGCAAGGTCGTTCTGGCGGGCTTCTGA
- a CDS encoding winged helix-turn-helix transcriptional regulator, with product MSVPRSKLVRNFPGCPVEATLSVLDGKWKGVILFHLMEGTLRFNEIRRKLPSVTQRMLTKQLRELEESGLLSRTVFPVVPPRVDYALTPLGASLGPIIKAMAVWGEENVFCRDGRQQLGAPGMSCAPGAALQAN from the coding sequence ATGTCGGTTCCCCGTTCCAAGCTTGTCAGGAATTTCCCCGGATGCCCGGTCGAGGCGACGCTGAGCGTGCTCGACGGCAAATGGAAGGGCGTGATCCTGTTTCACCTGATGGAAGGAACGCTGCGCTTCAACGAAATCCGCCGCAAACTGCCGTCGGTGACGCAACGCATGCTGACCAAGCAATTACGGGAACTGGAAGAATCCGGGCTGCTATCACGCACCGTCTTTCCGGTGGTGCCGCCGCGCGTCGATTATGCGCTGACACCACTTGGCGCCAGCCTGGGCCCGATCATCAAGGCGATGGCCGTCTGGGGCGAGGAGAATGTATTTTGCCGCGACGGGCGCCAGCAGCTGGGCGCCCCCGGCATGTCATGCGCGCCCGGTGCGGCGCTCCAGGCCAACTGA
- a CDS encoding MFS transporter has protein sequence MSVEALDSQTIIEAPSRTAIALVTLALAVGSFGIGTGEFVIMGLLPNVADTFGVTTPEAGHVISAYALGVVVGAPIIAVLAAKMARRTLLLLMMAIFAAGNISSAFAPTFESFTALRFITGLPHGAYFGVAALVAASMVPVHRRVRAVGQVMLGLTIATLIGTPIATFLGQLLNWRAAFMMVGAIGLATMLLIALFLPKDKVEEGASITRELGALKRIQVWLTLGIAAVGFGGMFSIFSYVATTTTEVAGLGSAMVPVVLALFGIGMNVGNIVGSRLGDISIKGTIGGMMIFNIVIMTLFSLTAANPIMLCICVFLIGCGFAACPAVQTRLMDVAADAQTLAAASNHSAFNIANALGAWLGGLVISWGFTAAATGYVGAVLSVGGLAVFAVSVGLERRTGRA, from the coding sequence ATTTCCGTCGAGGCCCTCGATAGCCAGACCATCATCGAAGCGCCGTCTCGCACCGCCATAGCGCTGGTGACTTTGGCGCTGGCCGTCGGCAGCTTCGGTATCGGCACGGGTGAATTCGTCATCATGGGACTTCTGCCCAATGTTGCCGACACCTTCGGCGTCACCACTCCGGAAGCAGGTCATGTGATCAGCGCCTATGCGCTCGGCGTCGTCGTCGGTGCACCGATCATCGCCGTGCTCGCCGCCAAGATGGCGCGTCGCACGCTGCTCCTGCTGATGATGGCGATCTTTGCCGCGGGCAATATTTCCAGCGCTTTCGCACCGACTTTCGAAAGCTTCACGGCGCTGCGTTTCATCACCGGCCTGCCGCACGGCGCCTATTTTGGGGTCGCCGCCCTCGTTGCTGCCTCGATGGTGCCGGTACACCGCCGCGTGCGCGCCGTCGGCCAGGTCATGCTCGGCCTCACGATCGCGACGCTGATCGGTACGCCGATCGCGACTTTCCTCGGGCAGCTTCTGAATTGGCGCGCAGCCTTCATGATGGTCGGCGCTATCGGCCTTGCCACCATGCTGCTGATCGCCCTCTTCCTCCCCAAGGACAAGGTTGAGGAAGGCGCCAGCATCACGCGCGAGCTCGGCGCGTTGAAGCGCATTCAGGTCTGGCTGACGCTGGGCATCGCCGCCGTCGGCTTCGGCGGTATGTTTTCGATCTTCAGCTACGTAGCCACGACCACGACCGAAGTCGCCGGCCTCGGCTCCGCCATGGTGCCGGTCGTGTTGGCACTCTTCGGCATCGGCATGAATGTCGGTAACATCGTCGGCTCGCGCCTTGGCGATATCTCCATCAAGGGAACGATCGGCGGCATGATGATTTTCAACATCGTCATCATGACGCTCTTCTCGCTGACGGCGGCCAACCCGATCATGCTCTGCATCTGCGTCTTCCTGATCGGCTGCGGCTTTGCCGCCTGCCCGGCCGTACAGACGCGCCTGATGGATGTGGCTGCCGATGCACAGACGCTGGCCGCCGCCTCCAATCACTCCGCCTTCAACATCGCCAATGCGCTCGGCGCCTGGCTTGGCGGGCTGGTGATCTCCTGGGGCTTTACGGCGGCTGCGACCGGCTATGTCGGCGCGGTGCTTTCCGTTGGAGGCCTCGCCGTCTTCGCCGTTTCAGTTGGCCTGGAGCGCCGCACCGGGCGCGCATGA
- a CDS encoding diacylglycerol/lipid kinase family protein, whose product MKLIGFFNRDGGTFRTTDMAAYEKRAEQVFRDAGHDFEAVVVEGRNVVSAMERAARRDDIDGIVAGGGDGTISAAAAIAWKNGVALGVIPAGTMNLFARSLRLPLDIWQTLNVLATGEVDNVDIGSANGRAFIHQFSAGLHARMVRYRNGYTYRSRIGKMSASTRAAFGVIANPPEFDVDFEAGDIRERRHVSAISVSNNPFGANALLYADSLRSGELGFYTAKPLRPLGVARLAIDMLRGRVRENADVMVMHAPEVHLHFPKLRQLANCVMDGELLPLERDVTLKVHPGELKVMVREGTAARVQSEGAVDSLAV is encoded by the coding sequence ATGAAGTTGATCGGCTTTTTCAATCGCGATGGCGGAACGTTCCGCACGACTGACATGGCTGCCTATGAAAAGAGAGCGGAGCAGGTCTTCCGTGACGCCGGTCACGATTTCGAAGCTGTTGTCGTGGAGGGGCGCAACGTCGTCTCGGCGATGGAGCGTGCTGCGCGTCGTGATGATATTGACGGGATTGTCGCGGGTGGTGGCGATGGCACCATTTCGGCGGCTGCCGCCATTGCCTGGAAAAACGGCGTCGCTCTCGGCGTCATTCCGGCTGGCACCATGAACCTCTTTGCTCGTTCTCTGCGCCTGCCACTCGATATATGGCAGACGCTGAATGTTCTTGCGACGGGTGAGGTCGACAATGTCGATATCGGCAGCGCCAACGGTCGTGCTTTCATTCATCAGTTTTCAGCGGGCTTGCATGCGCGCATGGTCCGCTACCGCAATGGCTATACCTATCGCTCCCGCATCGGAAAGATGTCAGCCAGTACCCGCGCGGCCTTCGGCGTCATCGCCAATCCTCCGGAATTCGACGTCGACTTCGAGGCCGGTGACATTCGCGAGCGCCGGCACGTCTCGGCGATCTCCGTCTCCAACAATCCCTTCGGCGCCAATGCGCTGCTGTATGCCGACAGCTTGCGCAGCGGCGAGCTGGGTTTCTACACGGCAAAGCCCCTGCGGCCGCTCGGCGTCGCCCGGCTTGCTATCGACATGCTGCGTGGCCGGGTTCGCGAAAATGCCGATGTCATGGTCATGCATGCGCCGGAGGTGCATCTGCATTTCCCGAAGCTGCGCCAGCTCGCCAACTGCGTGATGGATGGCGAGCTTTTACCGCTTGAGCGCGATGTAACGCTCAAGGTGCATCCCGGCGAGCTCAAGGTAATGGTTCGAGAGGGGACAGCCGCGCGTGTCCAGAGCGAGGGTGCCGTCGATAGCCTCGCCGTCTAA
- a CDS encoding glutamine synthetase family protein produces MAADNATEGNARIEVLISDMNGRLRGKQIPISAEKKVWSGAVRLPTSTQSLDIWGDDNDNITGLSLTIGDPDGTCVADERTLADMPWAPAGSKQVLATMHELDGSPSFQDPRAILSAVVERYKALGLTPVIATELEFYLLAGDWRERGIPSPPPALTYQGEPNGFQLYDMDAVDLLDDYIETLRGYARAQGLPADATTAEFGPGQFEVNLLHRPDALAAADDCIMLKRVAEQAARKHGLKSTCMAKPYTDHAGSGLHVHASIIDAQGRNVLDAAGGEPKRLKSICAGLLQTLQDAQLVFAPYANSYRRFQPGSFAPVDLTWGFGHRGTAVRIPEKDGPGARIEHRVAGADANPYLMLAAILGGMLLGLENDLDPGEETTPAHAPADAPKLTHDFLTAVERFRGSAFVADIFGERYQKLYGETKHKEALGHLRTVSDFDYRTYLPRL; encoded by the coding sequence ATGGCGGCCGACAACGCAACCGAAGGTAACGCGCGCATCGAGGTGCTGATCTCGGACATGAACGGCCGGCTGCGCGGCAAGCAGATCCCGATTTCAGCCGAAAAGAAGGTCTGGTCCGGCGCCGTGCGGCTGCCGACCTCGACGCAATCGCTCGATATCTGGGGCGACGACAACGACAATATAACCGGATTGTCGCTGACGATCGGAGATCCGGACGGAACCTGCGTTGCAGACGAGCGCACGCTGGCTGACATGCCCTGGGCGCCGGCGGGATCGAAGCAGGTGCTGGCCACTATGCATGAGCTCGACGGCAGCCCGAGCTTTCAGGATCCACGTGCTATTCTTTCTGCCGTGGTAGAGCGCTACAAGGCGCTCGGATTGACGCCCGTCATCGCGACCGAGCTGGAATTCTATCTTCTGGCCGGAGACTGGCGCGAAAGAGGCATCCCCTCGCCGCCCCCGGCCCTGACCTATCAGGGCGAACCGAACGGCTTTCAGCTCTATGACATGGATGCCGTCGATCTTCTTGACGATTACATCGAAACGCTGCGCGGCTACGCCCGGGCGCAGGGGTTGCCGGCGGATGCGACGACGGCGGAGTTCGGCCCCGGCCAGTTCGAGGTCAACCTGCTGCATCGTCCGGATGCGCTGGCGGCAGCGGATGATTGCATCATGCTGAAGCGCGTGGCCGAGCAGGCGGCGCGCAAGCATGGCCTGAAATCGACCTGCATGGCAAAACCCTATACCGACCATGCCGGCTCGGGGCTGCATGTGCATGCGAGTATCATCGACGCTCAAGGGCGCAATGTCCTCGATGCTGCGGGCGGTGAGCCGAAGAGACTGAAGTCGATCTGCGCGGGGCTGCTACAGACGTTGCAGGACGCGCAGCTGGTCTTTGCACCCTATGCCAATTCCTATCGACGGTTCCAACCAGGCTCCTTTGCCCCTGTCGATCTGACCTGGGGCTTCGGTCATCGCGGCACGGCCGTGCGCATTCCAGAGAAGGATGGGCCAGGCGCACGCATCGAACACCGCGTCGCCGGTGCGGATGCCAATCCCTATCTCATGCTGGCGGCAATCCTAGGCGGCATGTTGCTCGGCCTGGAGAACGACCTCGATCCCGGTGAAGAGACGACACCGGCTCATGCGCCGGCCGATGCGCCCAAGCTGACGCATGATTTTCTGACGGCGGTGGAGCGCTTCCGAGGGTCAGCCTTCGTTGCCGACATTTTCGGCGAGCGGTATCAGAAGCTCTACGGCGAGACGAAGCATAAGGAAGCGCTCGGCCACCTGCGCACGGTTTCCGATTTCGATTACAGGACCTACCTGCCCCGTCTCTAA
- a CDS encoding aspartate aminotransferase family protein yields the protein MSDTSSRSNLAALDAAHHLHPFADMRKLNADGARVIQRGEGVYIFDAEGRKYLDGFAGLWCVNIGYGRTEIADAVARQMNELPYYNTFFGTTTTPATLLAEKVCAHAGPQFNHVFFTNSGSEANDTWFRMGRVYWAAVGKPTKKTIIARKNGYHGSTVAGASMGGMKYMHEQGDLPIPGVVHIGQPYWYAEGGDLSPEEFGLKMARELEAKIDELGEENVAAFIAEPVQGAGGVIVPPSTYWPEIARICKVRNILLVCDEVICGFGRLGAWFGHQHFGVEPDLAPIAKGLSSGYLPIGGVLVSDRIADVLINEVGEFNHGFTYSGHPVCAAAALENLRIIEEERLVERVRDDIGPYFAKAWGSLADHDMVGEAVSIGLMGGLQLAADKSTRRRFEKPDTIGSAVRNHALANGLVLRATGDRMLASPPLVISHEEVDTMVRIARGALDAVWAEKKS from the coding sequence ATGTCCGATACGTCCAGCCGCTCCAATCTCGCTGCCCTCGATGCCGCCCATCACCTCCATCCCTTTGCCGATATGCGCAAGCTCAACGCCGATGGCGCGCGCGTCATCCAGCGCGGCGAGGGGGTCTATATTTTCGATGCGGAGGGGCGGAAGTATCTGGATGGATTTGCCGGCCTCTGGTGCGTGAATATCGGTTATGGGCGCACCGAAATCGCCGACGCTGTCGCAAGGCAGATGAACGAGCTGCCCTATTACAACACCTTCTTCGGCACGACGACTACGCCGGCGACGCTTCTCGCCGAGAAGGTCTGCGCCCATGCCGGGCCGCAGTTCAACCATGTCTTCTTCACCAATTCCGGTTCCGAGGCCAACGATACCTGGTTCCGCATGGGGAGGGTCTATTGGGCTGCCGTAGGCAAGCCGACGAAGAAGACCATCATCGCCCGCAAGAACGGCTATCACGGCTCGACGGTTGCAGGTGCCAGCATGGGCGGCATGAAATACATGCACGAGCAGGGCGACCTGCCGATCCCTGGCGTCGTCCATATCGGTCAGCCCTATTGGTATGCCGAGGGCGGCGATCTCTCGCCGGAGGAATTCGGCCTGAAGATGGCTCGTGAGCTTGAAGCCAAGATCGATGAATTGGGTGAGGAGAATGTCGCAGCTTTCATCGCCGAGCCTGTGCAAGGTGCCGGCGGCGTCATTGTTCCACCGTCCACCTATTGGCCGGAGATCGCACGCATCTGCAAGGTAAGGAACATCCTGCTGGTCTGCGATGAGGTGATCTGCGGCTTCGGCCGCCTCGGCGCATGGTTCGGCCATCAGCATTTCGGCGTCGAGCCGGATCTGGCCCCGATCGCCAAGGGGCTGTCGTCAGGCTATCTGCCGATCGGTGGCGTGCTCGTCAGCGATCGTATTGCCGATGTGCTCATCAATGAAGTCGGCGAATTCAACCACGGCTTCACCTATTCCGGCCACCCTGTCTGCGCCGCCGCCGCCCTCGAAAATCTGCGGATCATCGAGGAGGAAAGACTAGTCGAGCGCGTGCGCGACGATATCGGCCCTTACTTTGCCAAGGCTTGGGGCAGCCTTGCCGATCACGACATGGTCGGCGAAGCCGTCAGCATCGGCTTGATGGGCGGCCTGCAGCTCGCCGCCGATAAATCGACACGCCGCCGTTTCGAAAAGCCTGACACTATAGGTTCCGCCGTCCGCAACCATGCCCTGGCGAACGGCTTGGTCTTGCGCGCCACCGGCGACCGCATGCTGGCCTCGCCGCCGCTCGTCATCAGCCATGAGGAGGTGGATACCATGGTGCGGATCGCGCGTGGCGCGCTCGATGCCGTATGGGCGGAGAAGAAATCGTAG
- a CDS encoding NUDIX hydrolase — MSSKDDITSQLSDTADLPPWRTTSSTRLVHDRWLKVRADNCVTAEGVEIAPYYVLEYPDWVEIIALDAEDHIYLVQQYRHGLGVVALELPGGAVDASDASPVEAAARELREETGLSSTEWDYVGKLAPNPATHTNHSHIVIARNVELASRPADDPTERIRLIRMPISQAIELALEGKMIQVIHVAALTLALHKAGKWDVPKPKP, encoded by the coding sequence ATGAGCTCGAAGGACGACATCACTAGCCAGCTATCGGACACGGCAGACCTGCCACCATGGCGGACAACAAGCTCAACGCGCCTTGTTCATGATCGCTGGCTGAAGGTTCGTGCGGATAACTGCGTGACGGCGGAGGGCGTGGAGATCGCGCCCTATTACGTGCTGGAATATCCCGATTGGGTCGAGATAATTGCGCTCGATGCCGAGGATCATATCTACCTCGTTCAGCAGTATCGTCACGGCCTCGGCGTCGTGGCGCTCGAGCTCCCCGGGGGAGCCGTGGATGCGAGCGATGCAAGTCCGGTCGAGGCGGCCGCGCGCGAGCTGCGCGAGGAAACCGGCCTTTCATCCACCGAATGGGATTATGTCGGCAAGCTCGCGCCCAATCCGGCCACGCATACGAACCACTCGCATATCGTTATTGCCCGCAATGTCGAGCTTGCAAGCAGGCCGGCGGACGACCCGACCGAGCGCATCCGCCTGATCCGCATGCCGATCAGCCAAGCAATCGAGCTCGCGCTGGAAGGCAAGATGATCCAGGTCATCCACGTTGCGGCACTGACGCTTGCCCTTCACAAGGCGGGCAAGTGGGACGTGCCGAAACCCAAGCCCTGA
- a CDS encoding glycosyltransferase family 2 protein, with product MQTTAESTLPQADPASPLELSLVVPVFNEEESVGPLIERICAAMRGFDKSWELILVDDGSTDATLVNARRSLSQEGLTLRIVELQRNFGQTAAMQAGIDAANGRLIATMDGDLQNDPKDIPSMVEELERRQLDLLVGWRKNRQDGLLLRKIPSWCANYLIGRITGVKLHDYGCSLKIYRSSIIKQVKLMGEMHRFIPAWVAGVVPSSRIGEVPVTHHARQHGTSKYGISRTFRVILDLLSVMFFMRYKARPGHFFGSLGLGLGALAGIILLWLFIDKFIFGDDIGSRPLLMVGVVLLLSSVQMITTGILAEMIARIYYRDDLSPNYIVRKIFDQDHQDA from the coding sequence TTGCAGACAACGGCAGAGTCGACCCTCCCCCAGGCCGATCCGGCAAGCCCTCTCGAGCTTTCGCTGGTCGTGCCCGTCTTCAACGAGGAAGAAAGCGTCGGACCGCTCATCGAGCGCATCTGTGCCGCCATGCGTGGATTTGACAAGTCCTGGGAGCTGATCCTGGTCGATGATGGCAGCACGGACGCCACGCTCGTCAATGCCCGCCGGTCACTTTCGCAGGAAGGCTTGACGCTGCGCATCGTCGAACTTCAGCGCAATTTCGGCCAGACGGCGGCCATGCAGGCCGGCATCGATGCGGCGAACGGCCGCCTGATCGCCACCATGGACGGCGATCTGCAGAATGACCCGAAGGATATCCCTTCGATGGTCGAGGAACTGGAGCGGCGGCAGCTCGACCTGCTCGTCGGCTGGCGCAAGAACCGGCAGGACGGGCTTCTGCTACGCAAGATTCCCTCCTGGTGCGCCAACTACCTGATCGGCCGCATCACCGGCGTCAAGCTGCACGACTATGGCTGCAGCCTGAAGATCTATCGCTCCTCGATCATCAAGCAGGTCAAGCTGATGGGCGAGATGCACCGCTTCATACCCGCCTGGGTTGCCGGCGTCGTGCCGAGCTCGCGCATCGGCGAAGTGCCCGTCACCCACCATGCGCGCCAGCACGGCACGTCGAAATATGGGATCTCACGCACCTTCCGCGTCATCCTCGATCTGCTGTCGGTGATGTTTTTCATGCGCTACAAGGCGCGGCCTGGACACTTCTTCGGCTCGCTCGGCCTCGGCCTCGGTGCGCTTGCCGGCATCATCCTGCTCTGGCTCTTCATCGACAAGTTCATCTTCGGCGACGATATCGGCAGCCGTCCGCTGCTGATGGTCGGCGTCGTGCTGCTCCTGTCGTCGGTGCAGATGATCACGACGGGCATCCTCGCCGAAATGATCGCCCGCATCTATTATCGCGACGATCTCTCGCCGAACTACATCGTGCGCAAGATCTTCGATCAAGATCATCAAGACGCCTAG
- a CDS encoding lysylphosphatidylglycerol synthase domain-containing protein — protein sequence MKTPTVASRQNWFIRNRMTLLTLAVVVAYAAFIEWFWGWSSILAQWGKVGALPILLALALLTSTYFLRTWRIYDYFPKETSGHFAALFRVTQVHNLLNIMMPFRTGETSFPVLMRSEFGIPLARGTSALLVMRLLDLHALLAAAGVGLALASPHHVLAWIVWAAFLLLPVAGFASRRPLIRLAARTLPKKVQGLVHELERGLPVDSSAFARAWLTTIVNWLVKVVVLAWALGLMNVTPLSASFGGALGGELSSVLPVHAPGGVGTYPAGITAGAMAFGASGEKVAIENLAQASINAHLLIVVSALTGTAIGLLVSRKRVTAL from the coding sequence ATGAAGACTCCGACGGTTGCCAGCCGACAGAATTGGTTTATTCGCAACCGAATGACGCTCTTGACGCTCGCCGTAGTCGTGGCCTACGCCGCCTTCATCGAATGGTTTTGGGGCTGGAGCTCGATCCTGGCACAATGGGGCAAGGTCGGCGCACTGCCGATCCTCCTGGCTCTGGCGCTTCTGACAAGCACCTATTTCCTGCGCACATGGCGCATCTACGATTATTTCCCGAAGGAAACCTCGGGTCATTTTGCGGCGCTGTTTCGCGTGACGCAGGTTCATAATCTGCTGAATATCATGATGCCCTTCCGCACCGGAGAGACCAGCTTCCCGGTGCTGATGCGCTCCGAATTCGGCATTCCGCTGGCCCGCGGCACCTCGGCGCTGTTGGTCATGCGGCTGCTCGACCTGCATGCGCTGCTGGCTGCCGCCGGTGTCGGCCTTGCACTTGCCTCGCCCCATCACGTTCTTGCCTGGATCGTATGGGCGGCCTTCCTGCTGCTGCCGGTCGCGGGTTTCGCTTCCCGCCGACCGCTAATCCGCCTTGCCGCCCGCACCCTGCCGAAGAAGGTGCAAGGACTGGTGCACGAGCTGGAGCGCGGCCTGCCGGTCGATAGCAGCGCCTTTGCGCGCGCCTGGCTGACGACCATCGTCAACTGGCTCGTCAAGGTCGTGGTGCTTGCCTGGGCACTTGGCCTCATGAATGTGACGCCGCTTTCGGCAAGTTTTGGTGGCGCGCTCGGCGGCGAACTATCCTCAGTTCTGCCCGTGCATGCGCCCGGAGGCGTGGGCACCTATCCGGCCGGCATCACGGCCGGAGCCATGGCCTTCGGTGCATCGGGCGAGAAAGTAGCGATTGAAAATCTCGCCCAGGCCAGCATTAATGCCCATCTGCTGATCGTGGTCTCAGCGCTGACGGGAACCGCGATCGGATTGCTTGTTTCGCGCAAACGGGTGACCGCGCTCTGA